A window of Candidatus Zixiibacteriota bacterium contains these coding sequences:
- a CDS encoding radical SAM protein: LDLPLVYNTGGYDLVSTLKFLDGVFDIYMPDFKYSDPEVAKKLSDAPDYPEVAKSALREMHRQTGDLITDKKGVARRGLIIRHLVLPENLAGTEEVMKFIASELSENSYVNLMDQYHPAYGAKDFPALDRRITSQEYNDALNMAKKHGLHRLDGYIQ; this comes from the coding sequence CTGGATTTGCCTCTGGTTTACAACACCGGAGGATATGACCTGGTATCAACTCTGAAATTTTTAGACGGGGTATTTGACATCTATATGCCTGATTTCAAATATTCTGATCCGGAAGTAGCCAAAAAATTATCTGATGCTCCGGATTATCCAGAGGTGGCAAAATCTGCCCTACGGGAGATGCACAGACAGACTGGAGACCTCATTACAGATAAGAAAGGAGTTGCTCGGCGCGGTCTTATCATCCGTCACCTGGTCCTTCCGGAAAACTTAGCCGGAACAGAGGAAGTAATGAAATTCATAGCTTCTGAGCTTTCGGAGAATTCTTACGTCAATTTGATGGATCAATATCATCCCGCATACGGAGCAAAAGATTTTCCTGCTTTAGATCGGAGGATTACCTCTCAAGAGTATAACGATGCTTTGAATATGGCAAAGAAGCATGGTCTTCATAGATTAGATGGCTATATACAATGA